A DNA window from Janibacter sp. A1S7 contains the following coding sequences:
- the hppD gene encoding 4-hydroxyphenylpyruvate dioxygenase: protein MSNTSVELTQQELEAELDLAQLKQLVGLVEYDEAADPFPVTGWDAITFVVGNATQTAHYYQSAWGMELVAYSGPENGQMDHKSFVLRSGSIRFVIKGAVKPDSPLIAHHAKHGDGVVDISLEVPDVDKCIEQARSAGATVLEEPYEVSDDHGTVRMGAIATYGETRHTLIQREVDGTTYDGPYLPGYVAKTSTFVKRDCAPKRLFQALDHIVGNVELGKMDEWVEFYKRVMGFTNMAEFVGDDIATEYSALMSKVVASGNHRVKFPLNEPAVAKKRSQIDEYLDFYTGPGAQHLALATNDILRTVDELRKEGVEFLSTPDAYYDAAEFRERVGEVRVPIEELQARGILVDRDEDGYLLQIFTKPLGDRPTVFFEIIERHGSLGFGKGNFKALFESIEREQDKRGNL from the coding sequence ATGTCGAACACCTCCGTAGAACTCACCCAGCAGGAGCTCGAGGCCGAGCTCGACCTCGCCCAGCTCAAGCAGCTCGTCGGGCTCGTCGAGTACGACGAGGCAGCCGATCCCTTCCCCGTGACCGGGTGGGACGCGATCACCTTCGTCGTCGGTAACGCGACCCAGACCGCGCACTACTACCAGAGCGCGTGGGGCATGGAGCTCGTCGCCTACTCCGGGCCGGAGAACGGACAGATGGACCACAAGTCCTTCGTCCTGCGGTCCGGCTCCATCCGCTTCGTGATCAAGGGCGCGGTGAAGCCTGACAGCCCACTCATCGCCCACCACGCCAAGCACGGCGACGGTGTCGTCGACATCTCCCTCGAGGTGCCCGACGTCGACAAGTGCATCGAGCAGGCCCGTTCTGCCGGGGCGACCGTCCTGGAGGAGCCGTACGAGGTCAGCGATGACCACGGCACCGTCCGGATGGGGGCCATCGCCACCTACGGCGAGACCCGCCACACCCTGATCCAGCGTGAGGTCGACGGCACGACCTACGACGGTCCGTACCTGCCCGGCTATGTCGCCAAGACCTCGACCTTCGTCAAGCGCGACTGCGCCCCGAAGCGACTCTTCCAGGCGCTCGACCACATCGTCGGCAACGTCGAGCTGGGCAAGATGGACGAGTGGGTGGAGTTCTACAAGCGCGTCATGGGCTTCACCAACATGGCCGAGTTCGTCGGTGACGACATCGCGACCGAGTACTCCGCGCTGATGTCCAAGGTCGTCGCCAGCGGCAACCACCGGGTGAAGTTCCCGCTCAACGAGCCGGCGGTTGCCAAGAAGCGCAGCCAAATCGACGAGTACCTGGACTTCTACACCGGGCCCGGCGCGCAGCACCTCGCCCTGGCCACGAACGACATCCTGCGCACGGTGGACGAGCTGCGCAAGGAGGGCGTGGAGTTCCTGAGCACGCCGGATGCCTACTACGACGCGGCGGAGTTCCGCGAGCGCGTCGGAGAGGTGCGCGTGCCCATCGAGGAGCTGCAGGCCCGCGGCATCCTCGTCGACCGTGACGAGGACGGCTACCTGCTGCAGATCTTCACCAAGCCCCTCGGGGACCGTCCGACGGTGTTCTTCGAGATCATCGAGCGGCACGGCTCGCTCGGTTTCGGCAAGGGCAACTTCAAGGCGCTCTTCGAGTCGATCGAGCGGGAGCAGGACAAGCGCGGCAACCTCTGA
- a CDS encoding Lrp/AsnC family transcriptional regulator — MNSSRAHDAVIDDLDARLIALLSEQPAIGVLGASRELDVARGTVQARLDRLRTKGVIRTLAPTIDPAALGYPVTALCTLEIRQRLGHQAVVDHLSAIPEVLEIHSTTGAGDLIIRIVAMDNADLGRVIDEIIDDTHVLRASTSVCLVTHQTMRTGPLVEAAARRRG; from the coding sequence ATGAACAGTTCCCGAGCCCATGACGCCGTGATCGACGATCTGGACGCCCGCCTGATCGCCCTGCTCAGCGAGCAACCCGCCATCGGCGTGCTCGGCGCCTCCCGCGAGCTCGACGTCGCCCGGGGCACCGTGCAGGCCCGCCTCGACCGCCTCCGCACGAAGGGAGTGATCCGCACCCTCGCACCGACCATCGATCCGGCCGCCCTGGGCTACCCGGTGACGGCCCTGTGCACTCTGGAGATCCGCCAACGACTCGGCCATCAGGCGGTGGTCGACCACCTCAGCGCGATCCCCGAGGTCCTCGAGATCCACTCCACGACCGGAGCCGGGGACCTGATCATCCGCATCGTCGCCATGGACAACGCGGACCTGGGTCGGGTCATCGACGAGATCATCGATGACACGCACGTGCTGCGGGCCAGTACGTCGGTCTGCCTGGTGACGCACCAGACGATGCGCACCGGCCCCCTCGTCGAGGCAGCCGCCCGACGGCGCGGCTAG
- a CDS encoding heme oxygenase (biliverdin-producing) has protein sequence MDTPLSVALRTETATAHADAEGSAFVEQLMGGQACRPAFVALAAQQMVIYRALEEVLWGHYASHPLLAPVLDHRLDRVFALEQDLVHLAGEDVQVRLATGALPIVPAAADYAMRLRTEHTPEMMLANHYVRYLGDLSGGQVIARMVQRHYEVDPAGLAFYRFTRIPRPKPYKDAYRAALDALEIDDDTHRRIVAAAVDSFELNRRVFADLAAARAPEHAAAGGPA, from the coding sequence ATGGATACGCCCCTGTCCGTGGCGCTACGCACCGAGACCGCGACGGCTCACGCGGATGCCGAGGGGTCGGCCTTCGTCGAGCAGCTCATGGGTGGGCAGGCATGTCGTCCCGCCTTCGTGGCGCTGGCGGCACAGCAGATGGTGATCTACCGAGCCCTCGAAGAGGTCCTGTGGGGCCACTACGCGAGCCATCCGCTGCTCGCGCCGGTGTTGGACCACCGGCTGGACCGGGTGTTTGCTCTGGAGCAGGACCTGGTGCACCTGGCCGGTGAGGACGTCCAGGTCCGGCTCGCGACGGGCGCGCTGCCCATCGTGCCGGCGGCGGCGGACTACGCGATGCGGCTGCGCACCGAGCACACGCCCGAGATGATGCTCGCGAACCACTACGTGCGCTACCTCGGTGATCTCTCCGGGGGGCAGGTCATCGCACGGATGGTCCAGCGCCACTACGAGGTGGATCCGGCCGGGCTGGCCTTCTACCGCTTCACGCGGATTCCCAGGCCCAAGCCGTACAAGGACGCCTACCGGGCGGCGCTCGACGCCCTTGAGATCGACGACGACACCCACCGGCGGATCGTCGCCGCCGCGGTGGACAGCTTCGAGTTGAACCGCCGTGTCTTCGCCGATCTGGCTGCTGCGCGTGCCCCGGAGCACGCCGCAGCGGGTGGGCCGGCGTGA
- a CDS encoding DedA family protein has protein sequence MTWSAFLPTFGLLFLVVMARANATYWLGRGAAAGSRRYLRTGEGENSPRWQKARELINSWGPLAVAICFLTVGIQTAVNGTAGVTRMPLRRYLPAVTIGSILWAALYATVGLAAARAWLAAAARWPGTVAALAVLLVLAVGVVIWRRRRSMTNRVATLPPTAREAVPATTDDVRS, from the coding sequence GTGACCTGGTCCGCCTTCCTCCCGACCTTCGGGCTCCTCTTCCTGGTCGTCATGGCCCGGGCCAATGCGACGTACTGGCTCGGGCGAGGGGCGGCCGCAGGGTCGCGGCGGTACCTGCGGACGGGCGAAGGGGAGAACTCGCCCCGCTGGCAGAAGGCGCGTGAACTCATCAACAGCTGGGGACCGCTCGCCGTCGCGATCTGTTTCCTCACCGTGGGCATCCAGACCGCGGTCAACGGCACCGCCGGGGTCACGCGCATGCCGCTGCGTCGCTACCTGCCCGCAGTCACCATCGGATCGATCCTCTGGGCCGCGCTGTACGCCACGGTCGGGCTCGCCGCGGCCCGCGCGTGGTTGGCCGCCGCCGCCCGCTGGCCGGGCACGGTGGCTGCCCTCGCGGTGCTCCTGGTCCTCGCGGTCGGCGTGGTCATCTGGCGTCGCCGCCGAAGCATGACCAACCGGGTGGCCACGCTCCCGCCGACCGCCCGGGAGGCCGTGCCGGCCACGACGGATGACGTGAGATCGTGA
- a CDS encoding nicotinate phosphoribosyltransferase, protein MAGVTNRPSTALLTDHYELTMLQAALHSGAASRQCVFETFARRLPSGRRYGVLAGTGRVLDAIEDFRFGDAELTDLRERGVVDATTLDFLADYRFEGDVWGYAEGETYFPYSPVLVVESDFAHGVILETVILSILNHDTAVASAASRMTGAAGARPVIEMGSRRTHDEAAVSAARAAYIAGFASSSNLEAGRRHGVPTGGTAAHAFTLLHESERAAFEAQVASLGSGTTLLVDTYDVGEGVDTAIEVAGPGLGGVRLDSGDLVVQASEVREQLDALGATETTIVVTSDLDEYAIAALAAAPVDTYGVGTRVVTGSGHPTASMVYKLVAREGDDGEMIGVAKQSQDKISVGGRKYALRRRNELGVAEAEVLGIGEQPVSDGDDRDLLVPLVTDGRIVGRAHCTLAAARARHEASMAELPRSAHQLSEGRPAVETVFLTETP, encoded by the coding sequence GTGGCTGGCGTGACGAACCGACCCAGCACCGCGCTGCTCACCGATCACTACGAGTTGACCATGCTCCAGGCCGCGCTGCACAGCGGAGCCGCGTCCCGTCAGTGCGTCTTCGAGACCTTCGCCCGCCGTCTGCCCTCCGGTCGGCGCTACGGCGTGCTCGCGGGCACCGGACGCGTCCTCGATGCGATCGAGGACTTCCGCTTCGGTGATGCCGAGCTGACCGACCTGCGCGAGCGGGGCGTGGTGGATGCCACCACCTTGGACTTCCTCGCCGACTACCGCTTCGAGGGTGATGTGTGGGGATACGCGGAGGGTGAGACCTACTTCCCCTACTCCCCCGTGCTCGTCGTCGAGTCCGACTTCGCTCACGGCGTGATCCTCGAGACGGTCATCCTGTCGATCCTCAACCACGACACGGCCGTCGCCTCCGCCGCCTCGCGCATGACCGGTGCGGCGGGCGCCCGCCCGGTGATCGAGATGGGCAGCCGGCGAACCCACGACGAGGCCGCGGTCTCGGCTGCACGGGCGGCCTACATCGCGGGCTTCGCCTCGTCGTCCAACCTCGAGGCAGGTCGTCGTCACGGGGTTCCCACCGGGGGGACCGCCGCACACGCCTTCACGCTGCTCCACGAGAGCGAGCGGGCGGCCTTCGAGGCCCAGGTGGCCTCCCTCGGAAGCGGCACCACGCTCCTGGTGGACACCTACGACGTGGGCGAAGGGGTGGACACGGCGATCGAGGTCGCCGGCCCCGGTCTGGGCGGGGTGCGCCTGGACTCGGGCGACCTGGTCGTGCAGGCGAGCGAGGTCCGTGAGCAGCTCGATGCACTCGGCGCGACGGAGACGACGATCGTGGTCACCTCCGACCTCGACGAGTACGCCATCGCTGCACTGGCTGCTGCCCCGGTGGACACCTATGGCGTGGGGACCCGGGTGGTCACCGGCTCGGGCCACCCGACCGCCTCGATGGTCTACAAGCTCGTCGCGCGCGAGGGTGATGACGGGGAGATGATCGGTGTCGCCAAGCAGAGCCAGGACAAGATCTCCGTCGGTGGCCGCAAGTACGCGCTGCGGCGACGCAACGAGCTCGGCGTGGCCGAGGCCGAGGTGCTGGGGATCGGCGAGCAGCCGGTCAGCGACGGTGACGACCGTGACCTGCTGGTCCCGCTCGTCACCGATGGCCGGATCGTCGGCCGTGCCCACTGCACCCTGGCGGCGGCCCGCGCACGGCACGAGGCCTCGATGGCCGAACTACCGCGGTCGGCGCACCAGCTGAGCGAGGGCCGTCCCGCCGTCGAGACCGTCTTCCTCACCGAGACGCCGTGA
- a CDS encoding DEAD/DEAH box helicase encodes MSQSAASNLSPAFPRRAAWGTAGKLRAWQAQALREYLDSGRSDFLAVATPGAGKTTFALRVAAELLSAGEVTNITVVAPTEHLKTQWADAAGRVGIHLDPRFSNTTAVTSSDYDGVAVTYAQVASRPAIHEQRTREQSTLVILDEIHHGGDNKSWGDGIREAFEPAVRRLSLTGTPFRSDTNPIPFVGYEYGDDGILRSSSDYTYGYAEALRDGVVRPVLFMAYGGAMRWRTRAGDEVAARLGEPMTKDVVAQAWRTALDPKGEWIPSVLAAADKRLTEVRRGVPDAGAMVIASNQTQARAYARILHGITGETPTVVLSDDSGASQRIEDFASDTSRWLVAVRMVSEGVDVPRLCVGVYATSTSTPLFFAQAVGRFVRARSRGETACVFLPSVPIILAHAGALEEQRDHALDRPASADDEAPVWSEEEGMLAAANRSESASDELQGAFEALESDAHFDHVLYDAQQFGLHAEVGSQDEQDYLGLPGLLEPDQVHALLSERQTKQSKRTGTKKSADDAPVAAHRALASQRKELNKLVSAYAQKSGSPHANVHMDLRRACGGPELAQASSDQVTERIERIRRWFVGRR; translated from the coding sequence ATGAGTCAGTCAGCCGCTTCCAACCTGTCACCCGCCTTCCCCAGGCGGGCCGCGTGGGGTACCGCCGGCAAGCTGCGGGCCTGGCAGGCGCAGGCCCTGCGGGAGTACCTCGACTCCGGTCGCTCGGACTTCCTCGCGGTCGCCACCCCGGGCGCCGGCAAGACGACCTTCGCGCTGCGGGTGGCCGCGGAGTTGTTGTCGGCCGGCGAGGTCACCAACATCACCGTCGTCGCGCCTACCGAGCACCTGAAGACCCAGTGGGCCGATGCCGCCGGTCGGGTGGGGATCCACCTGGATCCGCGGTTCTCCAACACGACCGCGGTGACCTCCAGCGACTACGACGGCGTCGCGGTCACCTACGCGCAGGTGGCCTCCCGTCCTGCGATCCACGAGCAGCGCACCAGGGAGCAGTCCACCCTGGTGATCCTCGACGAGATCCACCACGGCGGCGACAACAAGTCCTGGGGGGACGGGATCCGGGAGGCCTTCGAGCCGGCGGTGCGCCGGCTCTCCCTCACCGGGACCCCCTTCCGCTCCGACACCAACCCGATCCCCTTCGTCGGTTACGAGTACGGCGACGACGGGATCCTGCGCTCCAGCAGCGACTACACCTACGGCTACGCCGAGGCCCTGCGCGACGGCGTCGTGCGCCCGGTGCTCTTCATGGCCTACGGCGGGGCGATGAGGTGGCGCACCCGGGCCGGGGACGAGGTCGCCGCGCGGCTCGGTGAGCCGATGACCAAGGACGTCGTCGCGCAGGCCTGGCGGACCGCGCTGGATCCGAAGGGGGAATGGATCCCCTCGGTCCTCGCGGCCGCGGACAAGCGCCTGACCGAGGTCCGCAGGGGTGTCCCCGACGCCGGGGCGATGGTCATCGCGTCCAACCAGACCCAGGCGCGCGCCTACGCGCGCATCCTGCACGGGATCACGGGGGAGACGCCGACCGTCGTACTGTCCGACGACTCCGGCGCCTCGCAGCGGATCGAGGACTTCGCCTCCGACACCTCCCGGTGGCTCGTTGCCGTACGCATGGTCAGCGAAGGGGTGGACGTGCCCCGCCTGTGCGTCGGGGTCTACGCCACCTCCACCTCGACGCCGTTGTTCTTCGCCCAGGCCGTGGGGCGCTTCGTACGCGCCCGCAGCCGTGGCGAGACCGCCTGCGTCTTCCTGCCGAGCGTGCCGATCATCCTCGCCCATGCGGGGGCGCTCGAGGAGCAGCGCGACCACGCCCTGGACCGTCCGGCGTCGGCCGACGACGAGGCCCCCGTGTGGTCCGAGGAGGAGGGCATGCTCGCCGCGGCCAACCGCAGCGAGTCCGCCAGCGACGAGCTGCAGGGCGCCTTCGAGGCGCTGGAGTCGGACGCCCACTTCGACCACGTGCTCTACGACGCGCAGCAGTTCGGGCTGCACGCCGAGGTCGGCTCCCAGGACGAGCAGGATTACCTTGGTCTGCCCGGCCTGCTCGAGCCGGACCAGGTGCACGCCCTGCTCAGCGAGCGCCAGACGAAGCAGTCCAAGCGCACCGGCACCAAGAAGTCGGCGGACGACGCGCCCGTTGCCGCGCACCGCGCCCTGGCCTCGCAGCGCAAGGAGCTGAACAAGCTCGTCTCGGCCTACGCGCAGAAGTCGGGCTCGCCGCACGCCAACGTCCACATGGACCTGCGACGGGCCTGTGGCGGACCGGAGCTGGCGCAGGCGAGCAGTGATCAGGTCACCGAGCGGATCGAGCGGATCCGTCGCTGGTTCGTCGGTCGCCGCTGA
- a CDS encoding DUF3039 domain-containing protein — MSTPADPNEPGALPEPGGPSTSTAVLERTDPEPQVAEPGDHERFSHYVRKEKILESALSGEAVRALCGKMWIPGRDPEKFPVCPICKEIYDGLRDPQDGED; from the coding sequence ATGAGCACGCCTGCCGACCCGAACGAGCCCGGTGCCCTCCCGGAGCCCGGGGGCCCCTCCACGTCCACCGCGGTCCTGGAACGCACCGACCCGGAGCCCCAGGTCGCCGAGCCGGGTGACCACGAGCGCTTCAGCCACTACGTGCGCAAGGAGAAGATCCTCGAGAGCGCACTCTCCGGCGAGGCGGTCAGGGCCTTGTGCGGGAAGATGTGGATTCCCGGGCGCGACCCGGAGAAGTTTCCTGTCTGCCCGATCTGCAAGGAGATCTACGACGGGCTCCGCGACCCGCAGGACGGGGAGGACTGA
- a CDS encoding isochorismatase family protein has product MGRALLLVDLQNDFCEGGSMGVEGGEAVAARAAERVLADRPSSEFTDHEYDVIALTADWHHDPGSHWATGGKPDFVTSWPVHCAAGTPGADFHDCLHPVLDRVDEVFRKGAREAAYSGFEGFAVRDGRTGLADWLRQRGITDLDVGGIATDHCVRATVLDALHEGFAVRLLVDTVAGVAPGTTEAALTEMIDAGAVEWAA; this is encoded by the coding sequence ATGGGACGCGCACTGCTGTTGGTCGACCTTCAGAACGACTTCTGCGAAGGGGGGTCCATGGGGGTCGAGGGCGGCGAGGCCGTCGCCGCCCGGGCCGCGGAGCGGGTCCTGGCGGATCGGCCCAGCAGCGAGTTCACCGACCACGAGTACGACGTCATCGCGCTCACCGCGGACTGGCACCACGACCCGGGGTCGCACTGGGCCACCGGGGGGAAGCCGGACTTCGTGACCAGCTGGCCGGTGCACTGTGCAGCCGGCACCCCCGGGGCCGACTTCCACGACTGCCTGCACCCCGTCCTCGACCGCGTCGACGAGGTCTTCCGCAAGGGTGCGCGCGAGGCCGCCTACAGCGGGTTCGAGGGATTCGCGGTCCGGGACGGACGGACCGGCCTGGCCGACTGGCTGCGCCAGCGCGGCATCACCGACCTCGACGTCGGCGGCATCGCCACCGACCACTGCGTGCGCGCGACCGTCCTCGACGCCCTGCACGAGGGGTTCGCAGTACGGCTCCTCGTCGACACCGTCGCCGGGGTCGCGCCCGGGACGACCGAGGCAGCGCTGACGGAGATGATCGACGCGGGCGCCGTGGAGTGGGCCGCGTGA
- a CDS encoding YqgE/AlgH family protein, translating into MQTSLAGKLLVATPELGDDLFTRSVVFLLQHDEETAEGVVLNKPLDAPVDDVLPGWQEGASEPRRVFQGGPVQLDSAIGLAGLPGDVEAPPGLKRLFGAVALVDLDTPQEIVWPQVSALRIFAGYAGWTAEQLADERARGGWYVVDAEVGDVFDGDPSTLWRRVLRRQAGPIGWVSTYPVDPALN; encoded by the coding sequence ATGCAGACCTCGTTGGCCGGCAAGCTGCTCGTCGCCACGCCCGAGCTCGGGGACGACCTCTTCACCCGAAGCGTCGTCTTCCTGCTCCAGCACGACGAGGAGACCGCTGAGGGCGTGGTGCTCAACAAGCCTCTCGACGCCCCGGTCGACGACGTCCTGCCCGGGTGGCAGGAGGGGGCCAGCGAGCCCCGGCGCGTCTTCCAGGGCGGTCCGGTCCAGCTGGACTCCGCGATCGGCCTGGCCGGCCTGCCCGGCGACGTCGAGGCACCCCCGGGACTCAAGCGCCTCTTCGGTGCGGTCGCGCTGGTCGATCTCGACACCCCCCAGGAAATCGTCTGGCCACAGGTGAGTGCGCTGCGCATCTTCGCCGGCTACGCCGGGTGGACTGCTGAGCAGCTCGCCGACGAGCGGGCGCGGGGCGGCTGGTACGTCGTCGACGCCGAGGTCGGTGACGTCTTCGACGGGGACCCCTCCACGTTGTGGCGGCGGGTCCTTCGTCGGCAGGCCGGGCCGATCGGGTGGGTCTCGACCTACCCGGTCGACCCCGCACTCAACTGA
- a CDS encoding thioesterase family protein, with translation MDSFYRQVDEGRFESLPTTAGPWSPHAQHAGPPSALVARAMETHEPPGQMRLADVRLDILGPIPVAPLDVDVRILRRGRSMELLEASVGAGGTPVVLARGWRIVRAPEDFPVLRGHRQEVGATVPEGPGVPLDLAMPGMHGDGYLSHVEWRTLAGGPGTGGTGVSWGRQCIPLVEGEEPSPWQRALVLADSGSGLTMTVDPRRHTYINCNLTVALDRDPEGEWIRMSSQALASPGHGGTVQTVLADVHGELGIGWQTMLAHDARS, from the coding sequence GTGGACTCCTTCTACCGTCAGGTCGACGAGGGGCGTTTCGAGTCGCTCCCGACGACCGCCGGGCCGTGGAGCCCGCACGCGCAGCACGCCGGACCGCCGTCCGCGCTCGTGGCGCGCGCGATGGAGACGCACGAGCCACCGGGGCAGATGCGCCTGGCGGACGTGCGCCTGGACATCCTCGGTCCGATCCCGGTGGCGCCCCTCGACGTCGACGTACGGATCCTGCGGCGCGGCCGCTCGATGGAGCTGCTCGAGGCGAGCGTGGGCGCAGGCGGTACGCCGGTCGTCCTCGCCCGCGGCTGGCGAATCGTGCGCGCGCCGGAGGACTTCCCCGTACTGCGCGGTCACCGGCAGGAGGTCGGCGCGACGGTGCCGGAGGGTCCGGGAGTGCCCTTGGACCTGGCGATGCCGGGTATGCACGGGGACGGCTACCTCAGCCACGTCGAGTGGCGCACCCTCGCCGGCGGTCCCGGCACGGGCGGGACGGGGGTGTCCTGGGGGCGACAGTGCATCCCCCTCGTCGAGGGCGAGGAGCCGTCCCCCTGGCAGCGCGCGCTCGTCCTCGCGGACTCGGGCAGTGGCCTGACCATGACGGTCGACCCGCGCAGGCACACCTACATCAACTGCAACCTGACCGTCGCCCTCGATCGGGACCCCGAGGGGGAGTGGATCCGGATGAGCTCGCAGGCGCTCGCGAGTCCCGGCCACGGTGGCACGGTCCAGACGGTGCTGGCCGACGTCCACGGCGAGCTCGGGATCGGGTGGCAGACCATGCTGGCCCACGACGCGCGTTCCTGA
- a CDS encoding serine hydrolase domain-containing protein, whose amino-acid sequence MSEALRGLAPTLDALVDDGALVGWVAGVQGPAGVEVAVGGRRRVDGPPMEPQTLFSIASCSKPVGGLLALRLVEEGVLTPDDPVERWLPELAGLRVLARPDADLGDTVPAERPITVRHLLTMTPGFGWVSDGPLAVAMHDVGVAPGPFPPPMGPDEFMDRLASLPLANQPGSTWRYHTSSDVLGVLLARATGTSLGNLLQEHVCDPLGLVDTGFTGDPDRMAGVHTVALAGGLVALPLPEGTFTTPPQFESLATGLVATVPDQLAVLASLVGTGPTLLSRESREQMRRPHITADQRSATAGLLDPDTGWGLHVETRPDGRIGWAGGLGTIGYADPATGRAAFLATQVTVDAPGTVAAFDAFWPLLG is encoded by the coding sequence GTGAGCGAGGCCCTGCGGGGACTGGCCCCCACCCTCGATGCCCTCGTCGACGACGGCGCACTGGTCGGCTGGGTCGCCGGGGTGCAGGGCCCCGCGGGCGTCGAGGTCGCTGTCGGCGGGCGCCGTCGCGTGGACGGCCCGCCCATGGAGCCGCAGACGCTCTTCAGCATCGCCTCCTGCAGCAAGCCGGTCGGGGGCCTGCTCGCCCTGCGCCTGGTCGAGGAGGGCGTCCTGACCCCGGACGACCCGGTGGAGCGCTGGCTCCCGGAGCTGGCCGGGCTCCGGGTGCTGGCCCGCCCCGACGCCGACCTCGGCGACACCGTCCCCGCCGAACGGCCGATCACCGTGCGGCACCTGCTGACCATGACCCCTGGCTTCGGGTGGGTCTCCGACGGGCCGCTCGCCGTCGCGATGCACGACGTCGGGGTGGCGCCCGGCCCGTTCCCCCCACCGATGGGTCCGGACGAGTTCATGGACCGGCTGGCCTCCCTTCCGCTGGCGAACCAGCCGGGGTCCACGTGGCGGTACCACACGAGCAGCGACGTCCTCGGTGTGCTCCTCGCGCGAGCGACCGGCACATCGCTGGGCAACCTGCTCCAGGAGCACGTGTGTGACCCCCTGGGCCTCGTCGACACCGGGTTCACCGGCGACCCCGACCGGATGGCCGGAGTCCACACGGTTGCCCTGGCCGGCGGTCTCGTGGCCCTCCCCCTGCCCGAGGGGACCTTCACGACACCGCCGCAGTTCGAGTCCCTGGCAACCGGCCTCGTGGCCACGGTGCCCGACCAGCTCGCCGTCCTCGCATCCCTGGTGGGGACGGGTCCGACCCTTCTGTCCCGCGAGTCACGCGAGCAGATGCGCCGGCCCCACATCACCGCCGACCAGCGCTCCGCCACGGCGGGGCTGCTGGATCCGGACACCGGCTGGGGCCTGCACGTGGAGACCCGGCCCGACGGCCGCATCGGCTGGGCGGGTGGTCTGGGCACCATCGGTTACGCCGACCCCGCAACCGGACGCGCGGCCTTCCTCGCCACCCAGGTCACCGTCGATGCGCCCGGGACCGTCGCGGCCTTCGACGCCTTCTGGCCCTTGCTCGGCTGA
- a CDS encoding RDD family protein, which produces MSIPERAGWYDDPEDDTQLRYFDGVIWSDHRVPRQTRSAEPVDPASQQGGQYASRAGTHPQHGGPGRDVFGRSTGAPGPHQPGWGTPSAGGGSSPAGPTTADGQPLASFGSRATAYLIDTVIMSVLVLLTSGWAWYLFMADYWRRAMAGTMSGSPDPVTLEEASGYLQYLNYEYLFVAVAIMVLVQAAYGIGFLVVSAATPGKMMVGICVRRVDRPGPLGLGTAFRRMLLPMILRVLWVLTCLVEVVFRALDLLWPLKDTRRQALHDKVAGTQVVVGKQTRERS; this is translated from the coding sequence ATGAGCATCCCCGAGCGCGCCGGCTGGTACGACGACCCGGAGGACGACACCCAGCTGCGGTACTTCGACGGGGTCATCTGGAGCGATCACCGCGTGCCACGCCAGACCCGATCGGCCGAGCCGGTGGACCCCGCGTCCCAGCAGGGTGGCCAGTATGCATCGCGTGCGGGGACGCACCCGCAGCACGGTGGCCCGGGCCGGGACGTCTTCGGACGGTCAACCGGTGCGCCGGGTCCGCACCAACCCGGATGGGGCACACCGTCTGCAGGTGGTGGCTCGTCGCCGGCGGGACCGACGACCGCTGACGGCCAGCCGCTGGCGAGCTTCGGCTCCAGGGCCACGGCCTACCTCATCGACACCGTGATCATGAGCGTCCTCGTCCTGCTGACCTCCGGCTGGGCCTGGTACCTCTTCATGGCCGACTACTGGAGGCGGGCGATGGCGGGGACGATGAGTGGTTCGCCCGACCCCGTGACCCTCGAGGAGGCATCCGGCTACCTGCAGTACCTGAACTACGAGTACCTCTTCGTCGCCGTCGCCATCATGGTGCTCGTCCAGGCGGCCTACGGCATCGGGTTCCTGGTCGTCAGCGCAGCGACTCCCGGCAAGATGATGGTCGGGATCTGCGTGCGGCGCGTGGACCGTCCGGGGCCGCTGGGCCTCGGCACGGCCTTCAGGCGGATGCTCCTGCCGATGATCCTGCGCGTGTTGTGGGTCCTCACCTGCCTGGTCGAGGTCGTCTTCCGTGCGCTGGATCTGCTCTGGCCTCTCAAGGACACGCGTCGACAGGCCCTGCACGACAAGGTGGCCGGGACGCAGGTCGTCGTCGGGAAGCAGACGCGCGAGCGTTCCTGA